The DNA region TTAGTTGTGTTAAAAAAGgattaattcatttattttgtcaaaaattGCCAACTTAAGCAAAAAGAAACATTATGCGAATAATTTAAAACTCTTAAACGAATTTCCATGTGATCATAAATAGGAAATAGTTACGCATCAACtactaatatataatataagttaatgaaaaataagttaattacAATGTTACCTTTAAACAAATAATACaagaaatattttattatacaGAATTTTAAATTCGACACGCACCTTGAAACGCATCTCCATCGCTACTGTAGCCATCACCGGATCATCTTATAGTGTCTGTAACACTTCGAGCAAAGTCCCATCATCGCCTCTGTAACCCTTCGAGCAAAGTCCCATCTTCGCCTCTGTAACACTTCGAGCAAAGTCCCATCGTCGCTGCCATACCGGAACCGTTTGAGCACAGAGTTGGCTCCCCCGGCGAGAGACTTGTTCCGTCGTTAAACTTGTTTCCTTTAGAACCCATGATTTTATCTGAGAGAAGTTGTTCCCCTATGATTCACAATTTCGAAGCATCAAAATCGATGAGAAGAGGGATCCATATCCGCTTTTGCAAAATCGATGAGAAGAGGGATCCATATCCACTTTTgcaaatttatatataaaggAAATCATATGTATAGTTGCAGAAAAAGAACGTGTGCTAAATATCATATATCCCAAAAAAAcactgataaaaaaaaaattcaaggatAATATAATGGGAAAaggattaattaatatatactaCAAACACCAGAGGAAGAAGATGCATGTCAAACGTGTTGGAGGCCATGCCAAGAAAGTAATAAAAAAGGATGAAACTGATTCGGGAGTATTAATCCTTTATCACACATTCAAGAATTATGATAGCACTAACTTCTGCGCAAAGGAAACTGTCGTTGTAGTAACGCTAATAACCAGTCAATTATAGCAAAAGGACGTGATATCCCCGaaagtgtctttttttttttttttaaataaataaattaatatagGATTTCTAAATTgtaaaatgccaaaaaaaatgagaaaatagataaatgaCCATTCTAATCAAAGAGATGTGCCACGTCAGCGGGCCCTTTgcctgcttttatatatatatatatatgattttttccTCGGTTAGATTACTTAATTGATTACTGCTCAATTTATATCATCAATAGAAAAAGGTAAGTGTTACTCACCAACTTTATGTAAAAGGAATTCCTATAGAAAGTaaggatttttttaatttttagtaaaaaTTACTCCATTACAtagattattttaatttttcctttcGCGCGGACATAATCACCAGTATCAAAATAACTCAAACCATTTAATAAGGTGACGTGTTCGTCAATACCATAGTCTTGTATGAATTtgtcaaaataatcaataacatttgatttgatttatttattagtCAAAaacagtagaattgaatcagaATCAAATGGACAATCACTAAAATATACGCAAATTGATACTCGCAACGTCGAACTCCAGTTTAAAATTGTCTCAACTAACACatatatttggaaaaagaaaaaaaacaaaaaaaacaaagcaCACGCTTTTTAGCGGCACAATTATAATAATATCAAACTAAAAGTTGACAACAATAAACTACTACGTTTAGGGGAAACTTCTATTAATAATTGTACCAAATTAGAAGTGAATTAACAACATATACTTTGGAGGAAGTACATTTTGCATCTGGCATACATGGCAGTTGACAGCAGGGCAACAATTTTGTAACTAACAAACGTGTCATTCATGATTGTAGACACCGTATCATAACACATCAGCAAAAAAAGAGAACACCTCACCAAACGAAGCCCCGGTGCGCCAGAACAGAAATTTCTCATTTACACTGGGAAATTTACAGTCCCATCAGAAATTCTAAATATCCTTTCGTTGATTCAATTGTGCTGGGTAGGTAGGTCACGTCCCTCATTTCCAATGTTGTTCGTTTTAGTTTACAGCATCactgatttttttttgccaaaagtTTTAACAGAAAGttccacttttctttttagttttattaattAGAAAGTTTACAATGTCTTTTTATCATTCttaagctttttcttttttgtacttttttccTGGGTTGACTTTGTTAGTGCATGCTGACAACCGctacttatatttttatttgtttcaatTCACGTGGATAAGGGGTTTACTAAAAAACGTTGTGTGAACGTGTTTTTTGTGCTCGCTTATTCTATGTGGAATCTAGGTCTTACTGTCACTGTTGTGAATAGTGCTCTTATTTATTACTCAAATGTCTTGATTCATTATTACTCCATTTCTCGCTTGTTTTTCCCTCTTCgaattttaagttttaatttcttttccccTTGGTTGCTTTAAATCGTCAATGCCGTGGTGGGACTTGAGATCTGTattctttttcatgaatttcagaGGCTTTCTACGGTCTCAGGTTCGTCAAGATTATGTGCCTTTTGTGTACATTGTAAAAGATAACGACGATTGAAATTATGACCCATATTTGATTTAATGCTTTAGCCCTCACAATGTTGGTGACTTTAGTAAAATCTTTTCTTTCCCAATTATAGCTCTCTCTCTCTGATGTAATGTCATTTTTATACTTTCATTTCTAGATGAAGTGTGTTCTCTTttattatatgtgaaaggcaTCTGAATTCTAAGGTTTGAAAAGATTACCTTTAATTACTATTGAATAGTTCATTAGTTGGAGACAAGTTGTTCAGTCCTTGAAAAATTTAGGATTGATGCAACTGCACTAACTACATAATATTTTAAGAACTTTGtcctttcttttttgctttGACTGTCTCACAATGCTGTTCTTTCTACGTGTTGTATGATTAACTATGTTATCGCTGTATTGCACCTCTTATTTGATAGAAAGACTACTTATCTCTAGATATTCATCGGTTGATTTTCAAGTCTTAGATAAGCAAGAGCTTGTATGAACCATGGACTGTAGTAGTTTCAAGTCTTAGATAGGCAATGAGAACCATGAGATTTAGCTTGTTACCCTTGAGACAATGATAAGTTTTAGTTCCAAATTTACTGACAATTGACTGATTTTTGGCTTTCAATCAGAACGGATCAAGTCAAAGGTTGGAAACTTCTGCTGGATTTTCTCAACAGTTTCTGCCGCTGATAGCACACGAGAAACACCAGGTATATATTTCTCACCTTTGATGTAGTTAAGAAATTGGGATGGGAGTAAGTAGGAGGCATGGGTTGTTCCATTCATAAAATATAGTATACAAGACTTGAAGATGAAGGAAGGGTATAGGATACGTTTGGTCCTGATATTTGGTGAACACTTGCTGAAGATATATGCGAACTCAAAAGACTGGACTGTCCTGTGACCTATCACGAGTCACGTACAGCTAGTGTAAATTGACAAAATGAGCTTTGGCTAATTTTTCTAAGATGCATTTGGAACCATGCGGGTACCATGGTTTTATTGGAAGCATGTCTGTTCAAACTGCCATTTGTCCCTTTCAGCCACAATTCGTTTTAGATTGATCATGAGccatttatttgatttttgggGCTTCCAATATGCTTGAGTTCTTTTATAGGCATGTCACACTCGCTTCAACATTTTGACCAACGATTACCCTGATACAGTCTATACTTTACCTTAGAATataatgttttatttatttctataaACAAAATTTATGATTGACTATATAATTTTTGTAGATGTGGCAATCTGGTTTTTCACCTTGTGTGATGAAATAAACAAAATCTACCTGGGCGTATAATAGATTTCTGATGCAAATGACCTTGTTATGGCTCTGAAATTCAAACAAGGAGATTATCTTGTGTTCACATATGCAGCTTATTACAAATTTAGATAAATAAGTCATtggaattaattaaaaaaaatactcaaGTTCTTATTTTTGCATGTTCTTAGCAGGGCAGAATGAGGGACGCCCAGCTTGTATCACATACTGTGAGGTCTCATGGTATTACGGTGGCAAGGACCCATTTGAATGACTGGATGATCCTACTACTACTTTTTATGATAGTTATCCTTTTGAATGCTATCCATCCGTTTTATCGGTTTGTCGGGAAAGACATGATGGAAGATCTCAAGTATCCTTTAAAAAGTAATACTGTACCTATGTGGGCTGTGCCGGTGAGTTGATCCTCATTCTTCACTCAGTAGCTACAAAATTACTTTGTGGAGGCGATTAGTACCTCATATTCAGATTTCAAAATATCTAAAATTTATCAGGTGTATGCTGTTCTGCTGCCTATGGTTGTTTTTTTGCTCGTTTATTTTCGGCGAAGAGATGTCTATGATCTTCATCATGCCATATTAGGTAAGCTATTCTTTGAATTTGGCTAGTTTTAGTGGGAGTAGTTTATATTTGTTCTCACCGTAAAAGCTTTATGATAGTCGTCCTCTAATTATGTTGTGATGGCAGGGCTGTTGTTCTCTGTTCTGGTAACAGCTGTTATCACAGATGCTATAAAAGATGCAGTTGGACGGCCCAGGCCAGACTTCTTCTGGCGCTGTTTTCCAGATGGAAAAGATGTATGTTTCCATGATGGTTATGCTTTATGCTTCTCAGTTGTAAGTATTTTATCTATATGCTTAAGTATTGATGGGTCAACAGGTTTACGATAAATGGGGAGATGTTGTATGCCATGGTGATAAAAATGTTATCAAGGAAGGGCATAAGAGTTTTCCAAGTGGGCATACCTCCTGTAAGTAGAATGCATGTTCTCATGCCTTGTAGGGCAAA from Lycium ferocissimum isolate CSIRO_LF1 chromosome 2, AGI_CSIRO_Lferr_CH_V1, whole genome shotgun sequence includes:
- the LOC132046671 gene encoding lipid phosphate phosphatase 2-like isoform X2; translation: MPWWDLRSVFFFMNFRGFLRSQNGSSQRLETSAGFSQQFLPLIAHEKHQGRMRDAQLVSHTVRSHGITVARTHLNDWMILLLLFMIVILLNAIHPFYRFVGKDMMEDLKYPLKSNTVPMWAVPVYAVLLPMVVFLLVYFRRRDVYDLHHAILGLLFSVLVTAVITDAIKDAVGRPRPDFFWRCFPDGKDVYDKWGDVVCHGDKNVIKEGHKSFPSGHTSWSFAGLGFLSLYLSGKIQVFDCRGHVAKLCLVLLPLLLASLVAISRVDDYWHHWQDVFAGGLIGLVVAALCYLQFFPPPYHDQGWATYAYFRVLEESQGTAQADNGENADANNTRITEVQIESRPNERNDNGSMGISLSGDSGPTVEDLESGRR
- the LOC132046671 gene encoding lipid phosphate phosphatase 2-like isoform X1, with product MPWWDLRSVFFFMNFRGFLRSQNGSSQRLETSAGFSQQFLPLIAHEKHQQGRMRDAQLVSHTVRSHGITVARTHLNDWMILLLLFMIVILLNAIHPFYRFVGKDMMEDLKYPLKSNTVPMWAVPVYAVLLPMVVFLLVYFRRRDVYDLHHAILGLLFSVLVTAVITDAIKDAVGRPRPDFFWRCFPDGKDVYDKWGDVVCHGDKNVIKEGHKSFPSGHTSWSFAGLGFLSLYLSGKIQVFDCRGHVAKLCLVLLPLLLASLVAISRVDDYWHHWQDVFAGGLIGLVVAALCYLQFFPPPYHDQGWATYAYFRVLEESQGTAQADNGENADANNTRITEVQIESRPNERNDNGSMGISLSGDSGPTVEDLESGRR
- the LOC132046671 gene encoding putative lipid phosphate phosphatase 3, chloroplastic isoform X3 — its product is MRDAQLVSHTVRSHGITVARTHLNDWMILLLLFMIVILLNAIHPFYRFVGKDMMEDLKYPLKSNTVPMWAVPVYAVLLPMVVFLLVYFRRRDVYDLHHAILGLLFSVLVTAVITDAIKDAVGRPRPDFFWRCFPDGKDVYDKWGDVVCHGDKNVIKEGHKSFPSGHTSWSFAGLGFLSLYLSGKIQVFDCRGHVAKLCLVLLPLLLASLVAISRVDDYWHHWQDVFAGGLIGLVVAALCYLQFFPPPYHDQGWATYAYFRVLEESQGTAQADNGENADANNTRITEVQIESRPNERNDNGSMGISLSGDSGPTVEDLESGRR